A window from Fodinibius salicampi encodes these proteins:
- a CDS encoding MoaD/ThiS family protein, which yields MRLNVKLYGITKEIIGQTELEYCLSSSPDVSSLRKELRREYPELGRLTSLMVAVNGEYAPQDLVLNEQDEVVLIPPVSGG from the coding sequence ATGCGATTGAATGTAAAGCTTTATGGAATAACAAAAGAGATCATCGGTCAAACGGAATTGGAATACTGCCTTTCTTCATCGCCGGATGTATCTTCATTACGAAAAGAACTTAGAAGAGAATATCCTGAACTCGGCCGACTTACATCATTGATGGTTGCCGTCAATGGGGAGTATGCTCCCCAGGATTTAGTATTGAATGAACAAGACGAGGTGGTTCTCATCCCCCCGGTAAGCGGAGGATGA
- a CDS encoding rubredoxin has protein sequence MKKNDLIRAFIPGGVLTPRDLKKIIGIAQDLGNEVVHFGSRQDIMFPGDEVDQKKLDEEFGSIQTNYEWSGRRYQNIVTSYLAVDLMASSPWVTSGTYFNVLEYFDYRPRLKINITDPKQSLVPLFNGQLNFVASDHEDYWYLFIKLNSSDELQRWPVLVDSQDIGKLAAAIEEYHFRPEKESIISTKNLFDEINKKVGTNNRTIDKDLDYPSEPFPYYEGLNKMAGNKYWLGLYWRNNRYTISFLEKVCNLCEQTNCGRIIITPWKSFIVKDISEEDRPKWELLCGNNGINLRHSSLELNWHLPVLDDSALKLKNYLVDVFDKHDISTYGLTFSIKEQPVNLFTSVAILTQPSIRLFGKYNVLKRYNVLYSKNFDPNEEHYIPFAMYVSKKELPNVLMRLSRIYYEEMNKEKEDRIWEEQEEEPSLQTAFQCSDCMTTYDERYGDPQSGIPEGIPFVELPNTYSCPMCEAPKSSYQEIKIDFGEEISQEY, from the coding sequence ATGAAAAAAAATGATCTCATCCGAGCTTTCATTCCCGGTGGAGTTTTAACCCCAAGGGACTTAAAAAAGATTATCGGCATTGCCCAGGACTTGGGGAATGAGGTGGTCCATTTTGGGTCAAGGCAAGATATTATGTTTCCGGGTGATGAGGTGGATCAAAAAAAATTGGATGAAGAATTTGGTTCGATTCAAACAAATTACGAATGGAGCGGACGACGGTATCAGAATATTGTTACTTCCTATTTGGCGGTGGACTTAATGGCAAGTTCTCCGTGGGTCACTTCGGGAACCTATTTTAATGTGCTTGAATATTTTGACTATCGGCCCCGGTTAAAAATAAATATAACGGATCCCAAGCAGAGCCTGGTCCCGTTGTTCAACGGACAACTTAATTTTGTGGCTTCCGACCATGAGGACTATTGGTATCTGTTTATTAAGCTCAACTCCTCCGATGAACTGCAGCGCTGGCCGGTCTTGGTTGATAGCCAGGATATAGGAAAGTTAGCTGCTGCTATAGAGGAGTACCATTTTAGACCTGAAAAGGAAAGTATCATATCCACCAAGAATTTATTCGACGAGATAAATAAAAAAGTAGGGACAAATAACAGAACTATTGACAAAGACTTGGATTACCCCTCTGAGCCCTTTCCATATTATGAAGGATTGAATAAAATGGCTGGTAACAAGTATTGGCTGGGATTGTATTGGCGAAACAATCGCTATACCATCTCTTTCTTAGAGAAGGTTTGCAACCTTTGTGAGCAGACCAACTGTGGACGAATTATCATTACTCCCTGGAAGTCTTTTATTGTTAAGGATATTTCAGAAGAAGACCGGCCGAAGTGGGAACTCTTGTGTGGTAATAATGGAATTAATTTGAGGCACTCGTCCCTCGAACTCAATTGGCATTTGCCCGTGCTTGATGATTCAGCTCTGAAGTTGAAAAATTACCTGGTTGATGTGTTTGACAAGCACGATATCAGCACGTATGGACTAACGTTTTCTATCAAGGAGCAGCCGGTTAACTTGTTTACTTCTGTTGCTATTCTTACCCAGCCGAGTATCCGGCTGTTTGGAAAATATAATGTTTTGAAGCGCTATAATGTACTATACAGCAAGAATTTTGATCCCAATGAGGAGCATTATATCCCATTTGCAATGTATGTCTCAAAGAAGGAGCTGCCTAATGTTCTGATGAGGCTGAGCAGGATATACTACGAAGAAATGAATAAGGAAAAGGAAGATAGGATATGGGAGGAGCAGGAAGAGGAACCTTCTTTGCAAACCGCATTTCAATGTTCGGATTGTATGACGACCTATGATGAGCGATACGGAGATCCACAGTCGGGTATTCCTGAAGGAATACCTTTTGTTGAGCTTCCTAATACGTATTCTTGTCCGATGTGTGAGGCTCCGAAATCTTCATATCAGGAAATAAAAATTGATTTTGGTGAGGAGATAAGTCAGGAATATTAA
- a CDS encoding NTP transferase domain-containing protein, translating into MPKNKNGQPHQKHTSLAKAHDGTFGRNELSIVGTTCTAIKKFANQLSKQLSQKYQLGYIDAEHWDKNSSDRDSSETYPDTDLVHIQTESVQKFNFKKRLNNYQVKSIFNEVDLILLNGNHFKVQNRITVIDPRKPVKPEDLANTKLIVLQEGLTRIPDYVKKNIKEMDQVPVFKIGDTAKIASNIEQLLEGAISPLKGLVLAGGKSTRMHTDKTKLDYHGKPQRVHLYELLDDYCDEVFLSCRKEQQSDIPEGYNIITDSFLDMGPMGALLSAFKQHPDSAFLTVACDLPLLTSKTLESLKENQNPSKIATAFKNNESGFPEPLITIWEPKSYQVLLTFLGMGHSCPRKALINADVQLLDPPDSQELMNANNPGEYEQALAKLSTR; encoded by the coding sequence ATGCCAAAGAATAAGAACGGGCAACCTCATCAAAAACACACTTCATTAGCTAAGGCGCATGATGGTACATTTGGCAGAAATGAGCTGTCCATTGTTGGTACCACTTGTACGGCCATTAAAAAGTTTGCCAATCAACTTAGCAAACAGTTATCCCAAAAGTACCAGCTCGGCTATATAGATGCAGAGCATTGGGATAAAAATAGTTCTGATAGAGATAGTTCAGAAACGTATCCAGATACTGACCTGGTCCATATTCAGACAGAGTCCGTACAAAAATTTAATTTTAAAAAGAGGCTGAATAACTATCAGGTCAAATCGATCTTTAATGAAGTAGACTTGATACTTCTTAACGGGAATCATTTTAAAGTCCAAAACCGAATTACAGTTATTGATCCACGGAAGCCGGTAAAACCGGAAGATTTAGCCAATACAAAGCTCATTGTATTGCAAGAAGGACTAACCCGGATACCTGATTACGTGAAGAAAAATATAAAAGAGATGGACCAGGTCCCTGTTTTTAAAATTGGAGATACTGCAAAAATTGCCTCCAATATTGAACAACTTTTAGAGGGTGCAATATCCCCCTTGAAAGGATTGGTATTGGCCGGTGGAAAAAGTACAAGAATGCACACCGACAAAACCAAGTTAGACTATCATGGCAAGCCGCAACGCGTGCATCTCTATGAACTGCTGGATGATTATTGCGATGAAGTATTCCTCTCATGCCGAAAGGAACAGCAATCAGATATACCGGAGGGTTATAACATTATTACCGATTCCTTTCTGGATATGGGTCCCATGGGAGCCCTATTATCAGCTTTCAAGCAGCATCCAGATTCAGCCTTCCTCACAGTGGCCTGCGATCTTCCTTTGTTAACATCCAAAACGTTAGAGAGTCTCAAAGAGAATCAAAATCCTTCTAAAATTGCCACTGCATTTAAAAATAACGAGAGCGGATTCCCGGAACCGCTTATTACCATTTGGGAACCTAAAAGTTACCAGGTTCTACTGACGTTTCTGGGAATGGGCCACTCTTGTCCCCGGAAGGCATTAATCAACGCTGACGTTCAGCTATTAGATCCTCCTGATTCACAAGAGCTTATGAATGCCAATAATCCCGGGGAATATGAGCAGGCTCTGGCAAAATTATCAACCCGATGA
- a CDS encoding molybdenum cofactor biosynthesis protein MoaE, protein MVELTDKPIDVQQMINRVSSEKAGALALFIGTVRNMTDGKRVVKLDFEAYDKMAISELEKIVNRAKEQWPIKNISVIHRIGELRISDIAVVIAVSSPHRKEAFRACEFVIDTLKETVPIWKKEFFEDKEVWVSAHP, encoded by the coding sequence ATGGTTGAACTAACAGACAAACCTATTGATGTACAGCAAATGATTAACCGGGTTTCGTCAGAAAAAGCCGGCGCATTGGCACTTTTTATTGGGACGGTCAGAAATATGACTGATGGCAAACGGGTAGTAAAGCTCGACTTTGAAGCCTATGATAAGATGGCAATATCGGAACTTGAAAAAATCGTGAATAGAGCCAAAGAGCAATGGCCAATAAAGAATATTTCAGTCATTCATCGCATCGGCGAGCTGCGAATCTCCGATATTGCCGTGGTCATCGCTGTTTCATCACCCCATCGCAAAGAAGCATTTAGAGCTTGTGAATTTGTGATTGATACCCTCAAAGAAACGGTCCCTATTTGGAAGAAAGAGTTTTTTGAGGACAAGGAAGTTTGGGTGTCTGCACATCCGTGA
- a CDS encoding uroporphyrinogen-III synthase, producing MSTTTPLENITALAFESRMANSTAQLLQRKGARTISAPSMQEVPLENHTAVFSFCDELFAGNVDILICMTGVGTDMLVKTMKTKYDWENIHQALSDLTVVSRGPKPAKVLRELDIPIDIKVPEPNTWKELLKSLADNKLTSDLNKKLIAIQEYGEPNEKLNRELEARGAELLQTSIYRWALPDDLKPLKKGIRAILDGETDIVLFTSKTQVNHVMKVAGMVASKEELRKALKEVVVASIGPVCSGGLESHGIKADFEPSRPKLAIFINEIAEELPKRIN from the coding sequence ATGAGCACTACAACTCCACTTGAAAATATTACGGCTTTGGCATTTGAAAGCCGAATGGCAAATTCTACCGCACAACTCTTGCAACGAAAAGGAGCCCGGACTATTAGCGCCCCATCCATGCAGGAAGTACCCTTGGAAAATCATACCGCTGTATTTTCATTCTGCGATGAACTCTTTGCCGGTAATGTAGATATTCTGATTTGCATGACGGGTGTAGGCACAGATATGCTGGTTAAAACCATGAAAACCAAGTACGACTGGGAGAATATACACCAGGCATTATCGGATCTTACTGTTGTTTCGCGTGGACCTAAGCCGGCTAAAGTACTTCGTGAGCTCGATATACCGATTGATATAAAAGTGCCGGAACCTAACACTTGGAAAGAGCTCCTTAAATCCCTTGCCGATAACAAATTAACCTCGGATTTAAATAAAAAGCTCATAGCCATACAGGAATATGGCGAACCGAATGAAAAACTAAATAGAGAATTAGAGGCACGCGGTGCTGAATTATTGCAGACCTCTATCTACCGCTGGGCTCTTCCGGATGATCTGAAACCGTTAAAAAAAGGCATTCGGGCTATTCTGGATGGAGAAACAGATATTGTACTTTTCACCAGTAAAACTCAGGTTAATCATGTGATGAAGGTAGCAGGTATGGTGGCATCCAAAGAGGAGTTGCGCAAGGCCCTGAAAGAAGTAGTAGTGGCATCCATCGGACCCGTTTGCTCTGGTGGATTGGAGTCACATGGAATTAAGGCTGATTTTGAGCCTTCGCGTCCCAAGCTGGCTATCTTTATTAACGAAATAGCAGAAGAACTTCCCAAGAGGATAAATTAA